A region of the Apium graveolens cultivar Ventura chromosome 6, ASM990537v1, whole genome shotgun sequence genome:
ATAATTGTGATCATTAAGAATTATAGTGATCAATTGTTTGTACTTCTTGCGAAACCAAAAAAAATGAAATTATGGTGGTGAAAGAAATGGATTTACCTGCTACCAGAGACAGGAGCAAAGTTTCAGATTTTTCAAAAAAATCCCAGTGGAGATCACTCTTCAATCCAAGCCTCCTTGTGATGTGATCAAGAAATGAAAGTGGAGTCACTGGACTCATTTTCCATTGGAGAGTTGACATTACCAAAAGCTCCATATTTTGAACAGTTTTAGCCTCAAACACATATTCTGAATCTCCAACCTAATGAATCAAGAAACATAACAAAACAATCAGAAAACCTGCACTTATATATACATTGTTCCCCAACAAACACCAATTTTACCAAAATTTTAACTTTCCAAAATAATGATACATACTTGAATGTCGAGAAGAAGTGGGACTTGGGTTTCTTCAACTTTTGCAGCCAGTGTAAGACAAGTTACAGCAGAAAGCTGAACCATCCATGGCTCATCTTCTTGAAACTTAACACTAGAAACAAATCTGTCAAAGTAATTAGTCGCCAAAACTACCGTAAGAGCTGAAAATTCATAATGAGCTTTCGCTTTTAGCATCCAATCCACAGCATTTCCTCTATCCACCACATTCAAAGAAGAAGATCCCAGTGATTCACCATTACAAAGAAAAGAGAAATGTGCTTGTTTTTCTTTACAAAACAGAGAATCTAGCTCTTCATCTTCCCAAAACAGATCATTTTTCGACAAAACAAGACAAGGGCTTGTTTTATTTCTTGAATTCACATCAAAGTTGTAATCTTTATCACTAACCTCTTGTTCTAAAAAGCTCTCAACTTCAACTTCTTCATCACAAAACAAAGATTCTATCAAGAAAGACAATGTGCCTTGTTGAAGTTGATGATCACTTGGTTCTAAAACTGCCATTTTCTTGGTTTCTGTTGATTCTACAAAATCTACTATTTATACCAAAACATGACAGTGTCTGAAGTACTAATGCAACAATCTTAAGCTGACATGTGAATTaacaaaaacataaaaaaattagGCTAAATTGTGGGAGATAATAGTGCCTTTACATGAAGGTAGTCATGCAATGTTCACATTTAAATGGTCTAGGATCTAAAGTTACAAAGTATTTTTGATGAAAAACACGTGAAAAAAGTTAAAAATAAAGGATTCAGATAAATGTCAAAAGAAGGTTAAGGCATGATTTCCTCAAGGCTCCACTAGTATAATTGGTGAATTAATGAACTTTATGGGCTTTGaatatattcaaataaaaaaGCGTAGTAGATGCGAGGATAAAAGTAAAATATTAAAGTTAAATGTGAAGATACTATAAGTGATGAAGGatatgttggaaaatatgggtataagtcccatattggtaagtcatatttttaagcattatgactaaaagatgtgtgagatatgatgatattctcttaataatggaaattattattttccattagaatttggctcaaatattatggcataaattaatttgattttgtttcagattaattgatatggtgtatgtcttgatatattcaatctgattctgtttcagattatttatggaatagagtagcttgcaagtattacaccgattccataattaatgatatttaattatggaaaagagtagcgcacaagtctatctacacctatataaacacctctaaggcgttagggttagacacaccaaaaacatattcgtctctaaacacaaatctctctctctcggtgatagtttcgtgcccgttcaagctcgctgaaggtgctcgttatccgtaacgccgccgctacctcgttttatcctgggaggctatcgactcgcacatacggtgagaggcgaaatagctttaaggagacagtttcaactggactcgaggatctctcttctgtttatatcttttcttcctccgtttgatttcgtttactcacgcacacacttgtttgattatttgtattaatcgcagattgttttcacaatcttaaagctatttattttatatacatctgtgactgatacatctgtatctgcttgttttgttgagtaacagatcgatggagaaccaaactgtgaacgattcgatgaacatgacggctgatcccaacgcacagatcactggatctgatggggttcaccagcagccgattaaccctaacgcacggatcgtacgatctgatgggggtcaaacgcctgttggacatgtgccttcgggacatgtgccttcgggacatgtgcctgtgggacacactgtcattggacagtttagtgttcctcttggacagatatcggcaggattcactcctccgatcatacctgcggtgcctactggtgtgcatacacctgtagtacagacgcacgtaccatctgttccacccgtggtgcctgctgcacctgttatgccaactgtgcctgctgcacatgctgaaaaacctgagaagttcaacggaacgaacttcaaacgttggcaacaaaagatgcacttttatctgaccacgttgcatatggatcgcttccttaaggaagaaccaccgttgctcactgctgagagtaacatgcagactgtgtatgctgctgatgcttggaagcactccgactacatctgtcggaactatgtgttaaattgtttgtctgactcgttgtataacgtatacagcgcaaagccaacagctaaggttttatgggagtcacttgaccataagtataaaatcgaggacgctggggcaaagaagtggattgttggccgctttcttgattataagatggcagactctaagactgtggtcagtcaggtgcaggaactgcaggtgatcattcatgacattcatgctgagggaatggtcataagtgagtctttccaagttgctgctgttattgaaaagcttccacctggatggaaagatttcaagaactaccttaagcacaagcgaaaggagatgtctatggaggatcttattgttagacttcgtattgaagaagacaacagaggatccgagaagaaagttaacgttgccactgagaaggcaaacatggtggagcatgttcaaagctccaagcccaagaaggctaattctggtaaaggggcaaagctggcacccaagggagggatttcgaagtcgaaatttcaagggaagtgctacaactgtgataaagttggtcataggtcttctgactgcaagaagcccaagaagcccaacaagaagaaagaagcaaacatggtagagaatatctccaaggagatgggtgacatagacctctgtgctacggtctctgaagtgaacctggtcggttctaatccacgtgaatggtggattgatactggtgctactaggcatgtttgctcagacaaggcggttttctctagcctcaaagcttccgatgctggtgagaaactctacatggggaattcagcaacttctaccattgagggtgaaggcatggtgatcctgaagatgacctctgggaagaatctgactttgaagaatgtactttatgtgcctgatattcgcaagaaccttgtgtctggttctctgttgaataagcatggctttcgcattgtaatagagtcagataaagttattttgtctaagagtggtatgtttgtaggcaagggttatttaactgatgggctttttaagctcaatgtaatgtccgttaaggacgataatgaaacgaagaattcttctgcttacttgcttgagtctcctaatttatggcatgctagattaggacatgtaaattatgacactttacgacgtttaagtgcaaaagaatacatacctaaacttactatcgatccaaaacataagtgtgagacttgtgttgaggcaaaattaacgagatcatcatttaaacgtgtggaaaggaacaccaaagtgctagacctaatacatagcgacatatgtgatttaaaattcgctccaacaagaggaggaaacaagtattttattacattcattgatgattgtacaaaatactgctatgtatatttgttgaaaagcaaagacgaagctatagataaatttaaaatctataaggaagaagttgagacacaacaaactgagaaaatcaaaacgatacgaagtgatcgtggaggtgaatatgttgaaccgtttggggaattctgttcacaacatggtataatccatgaggtcactgcaccatactcccctcagtcaaatggtgtggctgaaaggaagaatcgcactctgaaagagatgatgaatgcgatgttgttaagctctgggctcccacaatcgatgtggggagaagccatcttaagcgcaaataatattttaaatattacgatgcgcaagaataaggatgtaagtccttatgaaatgtggaagaaaaagaaaccaagttaccaacacctgaaagtgtgggggtgccttgcaaaggtactgatccctacaccgaagaaggttAAGATAGGTCCGAAGACTGTGAATTGtgtcttcatcggatatcctccacacagcactgcatatcggtttcttgttcatgaatccaagattcctgatattcaaaagaataccattatggaatcaagaaatgcctcattttttgagacgatgtttccctgtaatccaggaaaccaacaacctacgacgtctaaacgatctcatgagtctgtagatgacgataatgagagtgacgaaagtgaagacgaaaatgtgggggtagtgagaaggagcaaaagacaacgaacggagaaatcctatgggtctgattttatgacctatttgctcgaagaaggtgacccaaaaacttataaggaggcggttacctcacctgatggacctatgtggaaagaggccatcaagaatgaagttgattcaattatgcaaaatcatacttgggaattagtggacttgccaactggttgcaaaccattaggtagcaagtgggttttcaagaagaagttgaaaactgatggcactattgataagtataaggccagacttgtaattaaaggatacaagcaacaaaaaggccttgattactttgatacatattctcctgtaacgagaataacgtccataaggatgatgtttgctattgctgcaatgcgtaatctaactgtacatcaaatggatgtgaaaacagctttcctaaatggagacatagatgaagaaatctatatggaacaacctgaagggtttgttgtcccaggacaagaaaggaaagtgtgtagattggtgaaatcattgtatggtttgaaacaagcgcctatgaaatggcatgaaaaatttgatgaggtcgtgctggccaatggtttcaaaatcaatgaatgtgatagctgtgcctattacaaggataacgagaacagctatgtcaaggagaatgacaatggctatgtcatgatgacactatatgtagatgatctacttattgctggaagcaatgataaagttatcaaatctacaaaggacatgttgaaatcaaggttcgacatgaaagatatgggactagcaaatgtaattctgggaattcaaatttctagaacatcagagggtctcgcattaagtcaaccacattatgttgacaagatccttgagaagtttcttaaggatgactttgagaaagctaggacacctgtagatatgactttgcacctatccaagaacaaaggtgtagctgtttcccaattggaatactcgaggataattggtagtctgatgtacctcatgagttgtacaagaccagacattgcatactcaattagcaagttgagtaggtttacgagtaatccgggagctgatcactggaaagcgattataagggtactaaggtacttgaggggaactcgagactatggactgcactatggcagatacccagcagtattagaaggatatactgacgcaaattggatatctagcaagaaagcacttaagtctacgagtggctatgtgtttacattagctggagcggcaatatcatggaaatcctcaaaacaaacggtgataactcattccacgatggaagctgagtttctggcactagataaatgcgccgaagaggctgaatatctacgtcagtttctggaggatattccaagatggccaaagcctgtaactgcaatagggattcactgtgatagtcaatccgctattggcagagcacagagcacgatgtataatggaaagtctcgtcatatacgacgacgacacagttccattagacaattgatctcaaccggaattatcactattgactatataccgtcaaaggataatatcgcggatccactaaccaaagggttatcaagagaagtggttgagaaatcatcgagagggatgggccttaagcctattgcttaacggcatcatggtggacacccaaccattgctgactggagatcccaagaacttggttcaatgggacaactaaatcatgatgaccaaatcactgtgggggtaacccctggcctgttcctatgatgaggaaacagtgagacccgtaaggtacgaggttaagctttgagcctttaatgatctttgatgaatacgtggagctcaggagtgaacgcatggaattcagttgagtaaatgcgggttactctataagataaagatcacctatgtgggagagaagtggggccgcttcaaaggagaattgcgaggcacaattctttagaaacttctgcagaaccaggacgatgttccatggccaaaatggacatactcatgagagctgaacgagtcagaaacgatatagtgatatgtatatcatcgtttacataaacggtcgaacagttcaaggacaagcacgtctactgtctaccagtaaagtcggtatgcttactcgagcgaaagttcaaggagcattctctacctatcgtatgctatatctgatcgaagaaactatcaccaagtcaaactccgtgtctgtctgtctgtctggtgtgtgctactaagattaccaatctcacccatgtgggggattgttggaaaatatgggtataagtcccatattggtaagtcatatttttgagcattatgactaaaagatgtgtgagatatgatgatattctcttaataatggaaattattattttccattagaatttggctcaaatattatggcataaattaatttgattttgtttcagattaattgatatggtgtatgtcttgatatattcaatctgattctgtttcagattatttatggaatagagtagcttgcaagtattacaccgattccataattaatgatatttaattatggaaaagagtagcgcacaagtctatctacacctatataaacacctctaaggcgttagggttagacacaccaaaaacatattcgtctctaaacacaaatctctctctctcggtgatagtttcgtgcccgttcaagctcgctgaaggtgctcgttatccgtaacgccgccgctacctcgttttatcctgggaggctatcgactcgcacatacggtgagaggcgaaatagctttaaggagacagtttcaactggactcgaggatctctcttctgtttatatcttttcttcctccgtttgatttcgtttactcacgcacacacttgtttgattatttgtattaatcgcagattgttttcaCAGGATATTGAGGAAAATCCATTTGCATTCACGGGATGTTTTGTGTTCATGCCTTCATGGTGGGGGATGTTGATGATGAATTAATGAAATATTATATACAGTACATTTAAATAATGGTGAGCAAATAAAACATTTGGATAGACAAGTAACTGGTAGTTGAAAGTTAGTACTATAGATTTTAGATGGTCTAATGATAATTTGAAGGATTACATTGAAAAGCAAGTCTAACTTCGCTCAAATACCACATGCAAAGATTAAATATAATTAGAGTTGTcaacaaaatttaaaaaatttgaaattatcTGAAAAATTGGTATTTATATCCAAAATAAAGTaaatattatccgtattcgaaatAAAACGGATATTATCTGTATTCGAATTCGACGATTGTAGATACGGAtaccgatatatatatatatatatatatatatatatatatatatatatatatatatatattgcgtAAGCATAGCAGCATTGCTTCGGGTTACACATTGTTACATTGCGGGAGCTCACCAGCTTTGACTCAATGCGGCTTGCGCAATGCTTCATTGCTGAAAacaatttagttttatttttaaataattataaaataatagataataaatatataaataattttaattgatgtTTAAAATgctaatttatttattatttggtttttatatttttattttgtatttatatatttctgttaataaattctttattttaacaaacTATTACTTAAAATTCGAGAAATTACAGAACAGCCCCCGTTGCCGCAATGAGACATTGCGGCTGCCGCAATGAGCCATTGCTGCAGACGAGACCCGGTTTTAACCCGTTTCTTCCTGAAATCCCTAATTTCATAATATTAAAAACCTAATTCCAAAAGCAGCGGGCGATTTCAGGTGAATTCGAGCGATTTCAACATCTACTCCGGCGATTCAGCTACTTAGGTATGATTCTCATCATCTACACACACGTATACATACACGTATACATACACATAGTTATATACTGCCGCAATGACCCATTGCTGCCTCTGATGGTGAGATTGTTATAACAATTGCATGATTCAGACTGTTTGGAGTTATATTTATGTGTTTTTCTAGTGATATGTTATAATTCAATTTACTCGAAGAAGTTTTGAGATTAGGATGTGTTATAATTCAATTGCGTGATTAAGAATGCCAAGTATAAAAGATGCAGAATACAAAATTGTAACCTAGCTGatataattcgaattatttggATTGCGTTGTTGTGAATTTGGTTAGTAAATTTGACTCGTTTGTGCACTTTAATGGTTCGAAATGTACTAGTAATTGTTTGGCATAGTAAGTTGAGATATGTTATTGTGATTAGATAGTGGATGGAATGCTTGTTGATTGATTGATTGGTTGTGGCTAGCTTATAAACGAATGAGTCATGCCGATTTTTCGGTAGGACTTAAAATAGAAAATAACGGTTCTATAAATGTTTCGTGTTTAAGTTGGGATTATATAGTATTTTTTATTGTGCACTTTGCAGTTACTATGGAGAATGAGTGCGGGCCTATTGTTGGATCACTCATGACGATGCAGGATGATCATATTAGTACTGTCATATGGGCGGGAGGTGTGCGGGATAAGCTGGATGTACGGCAGTACATGGCTAATCATCAACAGTGGATACTTTCGGATCCCCAGCGTGAGTTGCTGAGCCAATGGGGTTTCTCGGCTTTCACGAACAATCGTTCAGTTCCTCAAAACGATATTCGTTTGATAACGGCCTTAGTGGAAAGGTACTAATTTGTAATCAATTTTCTCATTTATTTGAATCGTCACTGGCAATGTTTGTGTTGTTTGTGTATGAATGCAATTGCAGGTGGAGGCCAGAGACTAACACCTTTCACTTTCCATTTGGTGAGTTGACCGTCACCCtcgaggatgtatacatgattaTGGGCCTCCCTGTTAAGGGTCGTCCAGTTACTCATAGGGAGCTTGACGCTCCGAAGGCGTATTGGATGAGGGAATGGCAGGATGCAAGATTGGATGAGGTGGGGCGTAAAGATATGTATAGGGACGGGGTCAAGCTTTACAAATTAAGGGAACGATATGCGGAGCTACCAGAGGGGGGGCTAGAAGAAGATCTTGTGGTTAACACACGAGCTTATCTTTTATACATCATTGGGGGCATATTGTTTCCTTCATCGAGTCGATATACCGTGCATCCGAGGTATTTACTTGTATTTGTTGCATTTcagtttttaaattttagtttatagcATCTTAGTCCTTCACTTGTCCTTTTTTGTTGATTTTGCATATGAAGCCCTGTATTCtcatttattttcaatttgacaCTATAATTCTTGTATTCTCATTTATTATCATGCCCTTATTTTGCCCTGTATTCTTACTTACTCTGTATTTCCTTTGTCGCAGGTACTTACAGCTCATCCAGGATTCACCTCGGATTAAATCGTATGCATGGGGAGCTGCTGTATTGAGCTATTTGTTTAGAGGTTTGACAAAGGCTGCTCATAAGAGTGCAACAACACTTAATGGATGCACAATGCTACTGATATTGTGGGCACACGAGATGTTGTTACCTGGTGCTCCTAAGATTGCACCTGGGGTGGAGCTTGTTTGGCCGGGGGCTTTGGCATGGGCTGAGCCGAACCCTGATCGGAGGGAGAACCCTCACCACCATACATGTACAGTTTTTTTTTGCATATTTACTATTTGAACTCTCCTTCGAATAAACATTTGCATGCTTTTGAACTATCCAATTTCATATGTTCCCTTATTATTTTGCTTATAGGTCAGTACCGAGGGGATTTTGACCGATTTGAGATAAGTTGGCTGACATGGGAGTCTTATCGGTTATTCTTTGATGCGGTGGACTATTCTGAGGAGCAATATGATGTCGAGCTGATGGATGCTTCGTATATGAGTCTCGGCCGTATTCCACTTATTTGCTTCGAGATTGTCGAGTATGTCATGCCGGACAGAGTCTTGAGACAGTTCAATATGCTGCAGCATATTCTAGATGATCTTATTGATATGTCTGCTCTGCGGAGGGACAGGTTATCTCGTTGGCAGAGGGACCAGCATATGACTACTCTGAGACAGTATCGAGATGAGTGGTATGCTTATCTTGATGGCCAGATAGAGCCCGTTGGAGAGGGGCAGTACGTGAGCATTGACCAGTATATGTACTGGTATAGGACCCATAGTAAGCTGAGGATTGCTCGTTTTGTGGGTGTTGATTCACGCAAGATAGTGCCGCATGACTGGTACTCTCAGCAGGACATGGTTGATGCGGTATGTTTTAGAGTTTAGTTTAATATTTGAATCATGTATTCATTTATTTCATTATTGTATTTTTATAGGGTGTTTAGGTAGATGATTAATAGTTAATGATTTGTATAGCTTGACTGTGGGATGAGGACATTGCATGCTATTCACAGCCATGATCCCCCAGACTGGTTCTATGAGTGCATTCCTGAGTTTCTGATTCTTAATGATCGAGTCAACACTGAGTGGAGGGGTCCTGCATTCAGCAGACCCAGTTTTGATAGACCCTCACGTGCACTGGATATGCATATTGATCCAAGTGCTCCTCCTTCACCGCATAAACGTACACGTGAGGTGCGTTTCATTTATGTCATTCCAAAATCCAGTCTACTATATTGAATGTGAATGTGTGTATGATCGTTATCTTATCGTGTTATTGCAGGAGTTTGCTTCTGATTCTCATGATTCACCTACACAGGCAGCCAGTAAACGTCCTCGTCAGGTACTTACTCGAGTAAGTTATTCGAGTAGTCTACTACACCGAATTATATGTAGTTTGATCGAGTTATTGACATCTAATGTAGGATGAGACTGTAGTCCCTAACGCTGCGGCGGCTATCCCTGTACATGTCTCTCATCCTGTTCAGATTGAGGTACTTATTCATATTCGAGCATGTTATTCGCGTAGTCTAACTCTTTAGTTTTAagatgtatataatgtttgatactcaatgCATTTGTAGGTTGCTGCTACTGCTCCCCCTGCTTCACAGTCGACCCCCCTATCCGCCCCCCTGTTGTTCAGTCGGATTTTGTTCAGTCTGAGGTactactctttagttttagaactttACTTTTTTTTACTATTGTGTGTCTTATACATATTCGAGTATGTTATTCGAGTAGTCTAATTCTTTAGTTTTAGAGGTGTATATAAAGTTTGATACTCAATGCATTTGTAGGTTGTTGCTACTGCTACCCCTGCTTCACAGTCGACCCCCCTATCTGTCCCCCTGTTGTTCAGTCTGATGTTGTTCAGTCTGAGGTactactctttagttttagagttttacttttttttactattgtgtgtcttatacatattcgagtatgttattcgagtagtctaactctttagttttagaggtgtatataatgtttgatactcaatgCATTTGTAGGTTGCTGCTACTGCTCCCCCTGCTTCACAGTCGACCCCCCTATCCGCCCCCCTGTTGTTCAGTCTGATGTTGTTCAGTCTGAGGTACTACTCTTTAGCTTTAGAGCTTTATTTTTTTTTTACTATTGTGTGTCTTATACATATTCGAGTATGTTATTCGAGTAGTCTAACTCTTTAGATTTAGAGGTGTATATATTGTTTGATACTCAATGCATTTGTAGGTTGCTGCTACTGCTACCCCTGTTACTCCTACTACCGAGTGCACTTTTGGGAGTTCTGAGTTGACTCCTGCTACTGAGTTGACTCCACTTGCAGGTGGCATGGTGAAATTCGGTAGTCGTAGTGGTGTTATTCCTGATAGTTTGAGGATGATTCTTGATGTACGTATGTTGAATCATTCCATTTTTATGTTTGATTCTTGCAGTACGTATTTTGAATATGTGTTTGATTTGATACTTTTGAAATGTATTTGCAGATGGACACTGATGAAGACAAGTTGAAGGATAAACTGAGGCGGGGTGGTCCTGGGCGGTGTGCTGATATAACGAGGCCATTGAAAAACAGGAAGATTTTTTGGCTATACAAGCACTGGTGGGGTaataagaatgattttatttgGAGAGATCATAGAGGCACTGCTGAGCTTACTTAGGATTATGTCCAGACCTTAAAGCCCGAATGTGATTTAGACAGCAATGTCGTGGATGCCTACATAGAGTTGTTGAAGGTTAGGGAGTCCATCTCGGGTCTGGAGCCCACGGCTAAGAAGTTCTTCTTTAACTTCAGCTTTTTCGTGCAACTGCTGTTAAAAGATTatttcaagaacttgaaggtaAAACAAAAAGTTCTTTTTAGTTCATGTGTTACTAAGTTAATGATAATTGATAACTCTTTGATTTTGCATTTGATCTTTTATAATTGTTTCAATGCTGCAGGCCCATCCCGAAGCTGAACTTTCTGATGTGCAGTTGGCCGATCTGCATAGTTTATATAATTCATATGCAGTCCAGCGGATTGGGCCATCATTATTGGATTGTGACTTTGCTTTCTACCCTTACTGCAATGATGCTCACTGGTTTTTGTTCATCCTGGACATTAAACAACAGAAGCTCATTTCAATTGATCCTCTAGCTGAATGGGGGGATAGTCTTAAGAGTATTTACTCTCGATATATATATGTCATGGTATTCTATGTTCTTCGTAATTACTAGTCAATTTACATACACTTGTCATTGTTGGTTACTAATTATATGAAACCAAACCTTTCTAGGAGTACATAGTGCCAGCTATGTTGCATTACTTGGATCCTTCCAGATTTGATGGACATAAGTTGAAGGTTCATTTCGTACAGGAACGACCGATGCAGTCCAATACCCATGATTGTGGCGTGTACGTGTGCAAGTACATGGATGCTATACTTAATAGCATATCGTTGAGA
Encoded here:
- the LOC141667501 gene encoding cyclin-D3-2-like, whose protein sequence is MAVLEPSDHQLQQGTLSFLIESLFCDEEVEVESFLEQEVSDKDYNFDVNSRNKTSPCLVLSKNDLFWEDEELDSLFCKEKQAHFSFLCNGESLGSSSLNVVDRGNAVDWMLKAKAHYEFSALTVVLATNYFDRFVSSVKFQEDEPWMVQLSAVTCLTLAAKVEETQVPLLLDIQVGDSEYVFEAKTVQNMELLVMSTLQWKMSPVTPLSFLDHITRRLGLKSDLHWDFFEKSETLLLSLVADWRFTSYLPSVLATATMLHVMNQVEPTNSIEYQNQLLAILRTTKEEIKECWELLGNISNSCSINGNNSHKRKYEEEKEENFEMPGSLSGVTDAYFSTANSADNDVSSAWSVSSSPESVVKNRMIEKQGFHMPSLKTLSMDIF